A window from Sinanaerobacter sp. ZZT-01 encodes these proteins:
- a CDS encoding DMT family transporter has translation MIQKTKHTGYGMIFLAGSLWGTIGLFASLLHGMGAASSLIAFLRLFIGFLVLIPIMLKMGGMKLFSIDKKSLFFCFLMGIFSQALYNFFYTEALESIGMVTASMLLYMAPIFVCVMAVIFFKENMGSEKVIAVAVNVIGCALVVTGGNISALNLSGYGIFAGIMAAFLYALMTVFAKKLSGTCEPVTIIFYSFLFGWVAMALIGHPWQHLALLLDWKFAFTALAYGLIPTVGAYLFYIKGLSTGLEASKVSMIASVETIVGALIGVLFLNETTGLIKVLGVSFVLTSLLIMEFPKDTSLSPDLKDRIEKGMVN, from the coding sequence ATGATACAAAAGACAAAACACACTGGTTATGGTATGATATTTTTGGCAGGAAGCTTATGGGGAACGATTGGTTTATTTGCGAGCTTGTTACACGGTATGGGTGCAGCTTCATCTCTGATTGCATTTTTACGTTTATTTATAGGGTTTTTGGTTTTAATTCCGATTATGTTAAAAATGGGTGGAATGAAATTATTCTCTATTGATAAAAAGAGTTTGTTTTTTTGCTTTTTAATGGGGATTTTCTCACAGGCGCTGTATAACTTTTTCTATACAGAAGCACTTGAAAGTATTGGAATGGTTACCGCTAGCATGCTGCTTTACATGGCTCCAATTTTCGTTTGTGTAATGGCTGTAATTTTTTTCAAAGAAAATATGGGGAGCGAGAAAGTAATTGCAGTAGCGGTAAATGTAATCGGATGTGCATTGGTTGTGACCGGAGGAAATATTTCAGCGTTGAACTTATCCGGATACGGAATTTTTGCAGGAATCATGGCTGCATTTTTATATGCATTGATGACGGTTTTTGCAAAAAAACTATCTGGAACTTGTGAACCTGTGACTATTATATTCTACAGCTTTCTTTTTGGATGGGTTGCAATGGCATTGATCGGACATCCATGGCAGCATCTTGCTCTTTTATTGGATTGGAAATTTGCATTTACAGCACTGGCCTATGGATTGATTCCTACGGTAGGTGCATATCTTTTTTATATAAAGGGACTTTCTACAGGACTTGAAGCATCAAAAGTGTCAATGATTGCGTCTGTAGAAACGATTGTTGGTGCATTAATCGGAGTCTTATTTTTAAATGAAACAACAGGGCTTATTAAAGTATTGGGCGTTTCATTTGTATTAACATCCCTTCTGATAATGGAATTTCCCAAAGATACATCGTTATCACCTGATCTGAAAGATAGGATAGAGAAAGGAATGGTAAATTGA
- the gcvT gene encoding glycine cleavage system aminomethyltransferase GcvT has translation MMERKTPLYHCHTECGGKMVPFAGFLLPVQYKSGVITEHNAVRTKAGLFDVSHMGELMLSGTDAFENMQKILTNDFTNMEVGQCRYTLLCNESGGIVDDLLVYKMQTDQYLLVVNAANAEKDEKWIEEHLFGAVQFENRSEETAQIALQGPLSLQILKKLCSEERLPQKYYTFKKEVPVGGISCLISKTGYTGEDGYELYCNAEDAVKLWNQILEAGEADGLICCGLGARDTLRLEAAMPLYGHEMNDEITPFEAGLDFAVKMKKNDFIGKSALQEKGERTRMRVGLKILGRGIAREECAVFFENKKIGTTTSGTHCPYLNAPYAMALLDREHIKPGTLVQVEVRGRMLEAEIVELPFYKKGQDRK, from the coding sequence ATGATGGAACGAAAAACGCCATTGTATCATTGTCACACAGAATGCGGAGGAAAAATGGTGCCATTTGCAGGATTTTTACTTCCGGTTCAATATAAGAGTGGTGTGATCACAGAACATAATGCTGTGCGGACAAAAGCCGGATTGTTTGATGTTTCGCACATGGGAGAGCTGATGCTTTCCGGTACAGATGCTTTTGAAAACATGCAAAAAATCTTGACCAACGATTTTACAAATATGGAGGTTGGACAGTGCCGTTATACACTGCTATGCAACGAATCGGGCGGCATTGTAGATGATCTGTTGGTATACAAAATGCAAACAGACCAATATTTACTTGTAGTAAATGCGGCAAATGCTGAAAAAGATGAAAAATGGATCGAAGAACATCTTTTCGGAGCGGTACAGTTTGAGAACCGATCAGAAGAGACGGCACAAATTGCCTTGCAGGGGCCTCTTTCTTTACAGATATTAAAGAAGCTTTGCAGCGAAGAGCGCCTTCCGCAAAAATATTACACCTTTAAAAAAGAAGTTCCTGTAGGAGGCATTTCCTGCTTGATTTCAAAGACCGGATATACCGGAGAAGACGGCTATGAATTATACTGCAATGCAGAAGATGCAGTAAAGCTGTGGAATCAGATATTAGAAGCAGGTGAGGCAGATGGTTTGATCTGCTGTGGATTGGGAGCAAGAGACACCCTGCGCCTAGAGGCAGCAATGCCTTTATATGGACATGAAATGAATGATGAGATTACTCCATTTGAGGCAGGTTTGGATTTTGCAGTAAAGATGAAAAAAAATGATTTTATCGGAAAATCGGCATTGCAGGAAAAAGGAGAAAGAACCCGTATGCGTGTCGGACTAAAAATTTTAGGAAGAGGGATTGCACGAGAAGAATGCGCTGTGTTCTTTGAGAACAAAAAAATTGGAACGACAACTTCCGGTACACACTGCCCGTATTTGAATGCGCCTTATGCAATGGCACTTTTGGATCGAGAGCATATAAAGCCGGGTACTCTTGTTCAGGTGGAAGTTCGCGGACGAATGCTTGAAGCGGAAATCGTGGAGTTACCCTTTTATAAAAAAGGTCAGGATCGTAAATAG
- the gcvPA gene encoding aminomethyl-transferring glycine dehydrogenase subunit GcvPA produces the protein MASYVPSTIKEREEMLKACGVESVDAFFEQIPYELKRKEPLNLPEGQSEMEVSLTMQELASKNRIFKHVFLGAGAYRHYIPAQVKYITAKEEFLTAYTPYQAEISQGLLQSIFEYQTMICELTGMDVSNASVYDGATASAEAVAMCKERKRATAFISESVDPKTLQVIRTYCEANGMAVRMLPLKDGKTDLDILKEELNEEAACVLLQQPNFFGLFEDAEQIGSIVHEKGAKFIMNVNPIALGLMKTPAECGADIAVGEGQPLGIPLSFGGPYLGFMAAKNSLMRKLPGRIVGETVDVDGKRAFVLTLQAREQHIRREKASSNICSNQALCAMTASVYLSVLGSRGLAEVAEQCFSKAHYALERLLEINGFEQKHKGEFFHEFVTVSEVSADKLLSELEKYDILGGLALSEHEILWCVTEKNRKKDIDYLIHAIKEVCEKCS, from the coding sequence ATGGCAAGTTATGTTCCATCTACAATAAAAGAAAGAGAAGAGATGCTAAAGGCATGCGGTGTTGAGTCAGTAGATGCCTTTTTTGAGCAGATACCGTATGAACTAAAACGAAAGGAACCACTCAATTTACCGGAGGGGCAAAGCGAGATGGAAGTGAGCCTGACAATGCAGGAACTTGCATCGAAGAATCGTATTTTCAAACATGTATTCCTCGGTGCTGGTGCTTATAGGCACTATATTCCGGCTCAGGTAAAATACATCACGGCAAAGGAGGAATTTTTAACTGCATACACTCCATATCAGGCTGAGATCAGTCAGGGGCTGCTGCAATCCATTTTTGAATATCAAACAATGATTTGCGAATTGACAGGGATGGATGTTTCCAATGCTTCCGTTTATGACGGTGCAACCGCTTCAGCAGAAGCGGTTGCAATGTGCAAGGAACGAAAAAGAGCGACAGCATTCATTTCAGAGTCGGTGGACCCGAAGACCCTGCAAGTCATTCGGACCTATTGTGAAGCAAACGGCATGGCAGTTCGTATGCTGCCGTTAAAGGATGGAAAAACCGATTTAGATATTTTAAAAGAGGAATTAAACGAAGAAGCTGCCTGTGTGCTGTTACAGCAGCCTAATTTCTTTGGATTGTTCGAGGATGCAGAACAAATAGGCTCAATTGTGCATGAAAAGGGTGCAAAGTTTATTATGAATGTGAACCCGATCGCACTGGGTCTTATGAAGACGCCGGCAGAATGTGGAGCGGATATTGCTGTGGGAGAAGGGCAGCCTTTGGGCATACCGCTTTCCTTTGGCGGACCTTATTTGGGATTTATGGCAGCGAAAAACTCGTTGATGCGGAAATTACCCGGCCGTATTGTAGGAGAGACGGTGGATGTTGATGGAAAGCGTGCATTTGTATTGACCTTACAGGCAAGAGAACAACACATACGAAGAGAGAAGGCTTCCAGTAATATTTGTTCCAATCAAGCGTTGTGTGCAATGACTGCCTCTGTGTATCTTTCAGTCTTAGGAAGCAGAGGACTGGCTGAAGTTGCAGAACAATGCTTCTCAAAGGCACATTATGCACTCGAACGGCTTTTAGAGATTAACGGGTTTGAACAAAAACATAAAGGTGAATTCTTTCATGAATTTGTTACCGTATCAGAAGTATCAGCTGATAAACTGCTTTCTGAGCTGGAAAAGTATGATATTTTAGGAGGCTTAGCGTTGTCTGAGCATGAGATTCTTTGGTGCGTAACAGAAAAAAATCGCAAGAAAGATATTGACTATTTGATCCATGCCATAAAGGAGGTGTGCGAAAAGTGCAGTTAA
- the gcvH gene encoding glycine cleavage system protein GcvH, which produces MEFKKDRSYSKSHEWVRELVADEVEIGISDFAQDALGDIVFVNLPEAGDEVEIGTPFCDVESVKAVSDIYSPVDGIVSEVNEELLDNPAQINEQPFESWLIRVKKIAKREELLSAEEYEALVKEEA; this is translated from the coding sequence ATGGAATTTAAAAAGGATCGCAGTTATTCAAAGTCACATGAATGGGTTAGAGAACTTGTTGCGGATGAAGTGGAAATTGGTATCAGCGATTTTGCACAGGACGCTTTAGGCGACATCGTCTTCGTAAACCTACCGGAAGCGGGGGATGAGGTAGAGATCGGAACACCTTTTTGCGATGTGGAATCCGTGAAAGCGGTTTCTGATATTTACAGTCCGGTAGACGGGATCGTGAGTGAAGTGAATGAAGAGCTGCTTGATAATCCGGCGCAAATCAATGAACAGCCTTTTGAGTCATGGCTGATTCGAGTAAAGAAGATTGCAAAGCGTGAAGAGTTACTCTCTGCGGAGGAATACGAAGCATTGGTAAAAGAGGAGGCATGA
- the gcvPB gene encoding aminomethyl-transferring glycine dehydrogenase subunit GcvPB produces the protein MQLIFEKSKEGRGCDILPKMDVIKQEFPKEHRRSAVPKLPQMAEVDISRHYTELAKCTHGVNDGFYPLGSCTMKYNPRINEETAGLKGFTQLHPLQPEHTVQGALEVLTLAEKYLCEITGMDAMTFQPSAGAHGEFTGLLLIRAYHKHRGELEKRRKIIVPDAAHGTNPASAVMAGFTVVNIPSDEQGFVDIEELKEVCGEDTAGLMLTNPNTLGIFEQNILAITEIVHQAGGLVYYDGANLNAIMGIARPGDMGFDVVHLNLHKTFSTPHGGGGPGSGPVGCKERLMPFLPQPAIVKTGDKCQPLGWDHHVSSSIGAVRSFPGNFLVVVKALTYIMSLGGSGIREAAQNAVLNANYMMHALSDLYPMAVERTCMHEFVMTLEQSKKEKDVSALDIAKALLDYGVHPPTMYFPLIVHEALMVEPTETESKDTLDEAIRILREIYETGRNHPDEMHQKPLHTPVRRLDEVNAARHPKLRF, from the coding sequence GTGCAGTTAATCTTTGAAAAAAGCAAAGAGGGAAGAGGCTGCGACATCCTTCCCAAAATGGATGTGATAAAGCAGGAATTTCCGAAAGAACATAGGAGAAGTGCTGTACCGAAGCTGCCGCAGATGGCAGAGGTGGATATCAGCCGTCACTATACCGAATTGGCGAAGTGTACGCATGGAGTGAACGATGGATTTTATCCGCTTGGTTCATGTACGATGAAATATAATCCACGAATCAATGAAGAAACAGCAGGATTAAAAGGCTTTACCCAATTACACCCCTTACAACCAGAACATACCGTACAAGGGGCTTTGGAAGTATTGACGCTTGCAGAAAAGTATCTTTGTGAAATTACAGGGATGGATGCGATGACCTTTCAGCCGTCTGCTGGTGCACATGGAGAATTTACAGGATTGCTCCTGATACGTGCATACCATAAGCATCGTGGAGAACTGGAAAAGAGACGAAAAATTATCGTGCCGGATGCAGCGCATGGAACCAACCCTGCCAGTGCAGTTATGGCAGGGTTTACCGTCGTGAATATTCCTTCCGATGAACAAGGCTTTGTGGATATTGAAGAATTGAAAGAAGTTTGCGGAGAGGATACCGCAGGCTTAATGCTGACAAACCCGAATACACTTGGTATTTTTGAGCAAAATATACTTGCAATTACTGAAATCGTACATCAAGCAGGTGGGCTCGTCTATTATGACGGGGCAAACCTCAATGCAATTATGGGGATTGCACGCCCCGGTGATATGGGCTTTGATGTCGTACATTTAAATTTACACAAGACGTTTTCAACACCGCATGGGGGTGGAGGGCCGGGAAGCGGCCCAGTTGGCTGCAAAGAAAGATTGATGCCGTTTCTTCCTCAGCCTGCAATAGTAAAGACAGGAGATAAATGTCAGCCTTTGGGTTGGGATCATCACGTTTCCAGTTCAATCGGTGCAGTGCGAAGTTTTCCTGGGAATTTTTTGGTAGTTGTAAAAGCATTGACTTATATTATGTCATTAGGTGGGAGCGGTATTCGGGAAGCTGCACAAAATGCAGTGCTGAATGCAAATTATATGATGCATGCACTCTCCGACTTATATCCGATGGCAGTTGAGCGGACATGTATGCATGAATTTGTAATGACACTTGAACAGAGTAAAAAAGAGAAAGATGTATCCGCTCTGGACATTGCAAAAGCATTGCTTGATTATGGCGTGCATCCGCCAACTATGTATTTTCCGTTGATTGTGCACGAAGCACTCATGGTTGAACCGACAGAAACGGAATCAAAAGATACGTTGGATGAAGCCATTCGTATTTTACGCGAGATTTATGAAACGGGGAGAAATCATCCCGATGAAATGCATCAAAAACCGCTTCATACACCAGTTCGCCGCCTAGACGAAGTAAACGCCGCACGTCATCCAAAGCTGAGATTTTAA
- a CDS encoding CapA family protein has product MTLEKGKRRRAKRQRAKRRLFFGGTIGIIIFAAGMFLFPLLSHNGLDTVLEPKSSIEEPVELKISCVGDIMVHKSQLQAQYDTNSNTYDFTNNFQYIKDYIESADLALCNVETTFRGEPYSGYPLFSAPETLANALKDSGFDVAITANNHMMDTGFSGMQKTIEVLRDAGFVTAGSRKEGEARYATIDAKNVKVAVMAYTYETPSQNGQTMINGNPLNAQAETLINHFNYDTLDEDLQNLSNDIQNAKKGGAEIIICYFHWGEEYQRSPNDWQQYIAQKAANMGADIIFASHPHVLQGMEILENTDTGKRVPVFYSMGNLISNQRTETLNNRYTEQGMIATVKLSYMKSTGEVLNISQEVMPTWVDKYSENGKLVYSIVPLDENLENNPALKSSGHLTRARQALDDVNALLAN; this is encoded by the coding sequence ATGACATTAGAAAAGGGGAAAAGACGGCGAGCTAAAAGACAGCGAGCTAAAAGACGTTTATTTTTTGGGGGCACAATCGGGATCATAATTTTTGCAGCGGGAATGTTTCTATTCCCGCTACTTTCACATAATGGATTGGATACGGTATTGGAACCGAAGTCTTCGATAGAAGAACCGGTTGAATTGAAGATTTCCTGCGTAGGTGACATCATGGTGCATAAATCGCAATTGCAAGCACAGTATGATACAAACTCAAATACGTACGATTTCACGAATAATTTTCAATATATAAAAGATTACATAGAAAGTGCAGATCTTGCACTTTGCAATGTGGAAACAACATTTCGCGGCGAACCATATTCAGGGTATCCTTTATTCAGCGCACCGGAGACTCTGGCTAATGCTTTGAAAGATTCGGGATTTGATGTTGCCATTACTGCAAATAATCATATGATGGATACGGGTTTTTCCGGTATGCAAAAAACCATTGAAGTTTTAAGGGATGCCGGATTCGTAACGGCTGGATCGAGAAAAGAAGGTGAAGCAAGGTATGCAACGATTGATGCAAAAAATGTAAAGGTTGCAGTGATGGCTTATACTTACGAGACACCGAGTCAGAACGGACAGACAATGATTAACGGAAACCCCTTAAATGCACAGGCGGAGACTCTGATCAATCACTTTAACTATGATACGTTAGATGAAGATTTGCAGAACCTTTCAAATGACATTCAAAATGCGAAAAAAGGAGGCGCAGAAATCATCATTTGTTATTTCCATTGGGGAGAAGAATACCAGCGGTCGCCGAATGATTGGCAACAATACATTGCCCAAAAAGCCGCGAATATGGGAGCTGATATTATCTTTGCATCCCATCCACATGTTCTTCAGGGCATGGAGATTTTGGAAAACACAGATACAGGGAAAAGGGTTCCTGTTTTTTATTCCATGGGGAATTTAATTTCGAATCAAAGAACAGAGACCCTAAACAACCGCTACACGGAGCAAGGGATGATTGCAACGGTAAAACTCTCCTATATGAAAAGTACTGGTGAAGTACTGAACATTTCACAGGAAGTGATGCCGACATGGGTAGATAAGTACAGCGAAAATGGGAAATTAGTATACAGCATTGTACCTCTTGACGAAAATTTGGAGAACAATCCGGCGTTAAAGAGTTCGGGACATTTGACTCGTGCGAGACAAGCCTTAGACGACGTTAACGCATTGCTTGCAAATTAA
- a CDS encoding ABC transporter substrate-binding protein codes for MTQKRKKKIALLCSAVVLIMSLLGGCATFENFEQGFIAKKTEDVVRFGIYQPLSGTDKESAEMEIRGIELAHKLFPQALGKEVELIYADNKSDVFAAEAAAKELVEKRVALVLGSYGNALSLVGSDIFKEAKLPAIAVTCTNPLVTSSEFYFRTCFVDSFQGNAAAKFVKENLAATKAIVMKQTDNDYSAAMSKMFSDKLVALTEDPNAIVNTLEFKKGDTDYSAQLDEILMSGVPIVYLPCTEEEGIAILKQAKEKGVTATFVGTDKWDTDTFLEKGGQAVEGAAFTTLFDAGSSLTEMSTLFLEEYQKEYGIEEKPESAVALGFDAYLLAVNALNNAGTALDGEAIRDQLFKTKEFQGTTGSISLNASGDPIKSVVIEAVENGAFVHKYTAEPTWGQ; via the coding sequence ATGACACAAAAGAGGAAGAAAAAGATTGCATTGCTATGCAGTGCAGTTGTTTTGATTATGAGTTTGCTCGGTGGCTGTGCAACCTTTGAAAACTTTGAACAAGGTTTCATTGCAAAGAAAACAGAGGATGTGGTTCGATTTGGGATATACCAGCCTTTATCCGGAACAGATAAAGAGTCTGCAGAAATGGAAATAAGAGGAATTGAACTTGCCCATAAATTATTTCCGCAGGCACTGGGTAAAGAGGTGGAATTGATTTACGCAGATAATAAATCAGATGTGTTTGCTGCTGAAGCTGCAGCAAAAGAATTGGTTGAAAAACGTGTGGCACTGGTCTTGGGAAGCTATGGGAATGCATTGAGTTTGGTAGGAAGTGATATTTTTAAAGAAGCAAAGCTTCCGGCAATCGCTGTGACTTGTACAAATCCCTTAGTAACAAGCAGCGAATTCTATTTCAGAACCTGCTTTGTGGATTCCTTTCAGGGGAATGCAGCTGCAAAATTTGTAAAGGAAAACTTGGCTGCAACGAAAGCAATCGTTATGAAGCAGACGGATAATGATTATTCAGCAGCGATGTCTAAAATGTTTTCAGATAAATTAGTAGCACTTACAGAAGATCCAAATGCGATTGTAAATACGTTGGAATTTAAAAAAGGTGATACAGATTATTCAGCTCAATTGGATGAAATTTTAATGTCAGGAGTTCCTATTGTTTATCTGCCTTGTACAGAAGAAGAAGGCATTGCAATTTTGAAGCAAGCAAAAGAGAAAGGCGTTACAGCAACTTTTGTTGGGACGGATAAATGGGATACCGACACATTTTTGGAAAAGGGAGGACAGGCAGTGGAGGGAGCCGCTTTTACAACCCTCTTTGATGCAGGCTCTTCTCTGACGGAGATGAGTACCCTCTTTTTAGAAGAATATCAAAAGGAATATGGAATAGAAGAAAAACCAGAAAGTGCAGTAGCTTTGGGTTTTGATGCTTATTTATTGGCTGTCAATGCATTAAATAATGCAGGAACAGCACTCGATGGCGAAGCAATTCGCGACCAGCTTTTTAAAACCAAAGAATTTCAAGGCACAACCGGAAGCATTTCGTTGAATGCATCGGGTGATCCGATTAAGTCGGTTGTGATTGAAGCGGTTGAAAATGGTGCGTTTGTGCATAAATACACAGCTGAACCTACATGGGGACAGTGA
- a CDS encoding cyclase family protein: protein MKIVDLTHVIKEDMPVYPGTEGPSLISANTYEEDGFKETILHMYSHTGTHMDAPAHVKPDGKTLDAFHASQFVGKAVVIDCHDLSEGGRVDMSYINKQKKEVDESDFVLFSSGWSRYWGTDNYYGDFPVPDQEVLQYLVDTQKKGIGMDAISIEPISEETLPHHHLVLGSGMVIIENLTNLEQLGNEVFTLAVLPLKWKDADGAPIRAVGILEK from the coding sequence TTGAAAATTGTAGATTTAACCCATGTGATCAAAGAAGATATGCCAGTGTATCCGGGGACAGAGGGACCATCTTTGATTTCGGCAAATACTTATGAAGAGGACGGATTCAAAGAAACCATCCTGCATATGTATTCGCATACCGGAACCCATATGGATGCGCCTGCACATGTAAAGCCTGATGGGAAGACTCTTGACGCATTTCATGCTTCGCAGTTTGTAGGAAAAGCGGTTGTGATAGACTGTCATGACTTGTCTGAGGGAGGGCGAGTGGATATGTCTTATATCAACAAGCAGAAGAAAGAAGTGGATGAATCGGATTTTGTTCTTTTTTCTTCAGGATGGAGCCGTTACTGGGGCACGGATAACTATTATGGCGATTTTCCGGTTCCAGATCAGGAAGTACTGCAATATCTTGTGGATACACAGAAAAAAGGGATTGGCATGGATGCGATATCCATTGAACCAATTTCTGAAGAGACACTGCCTCACCATCACTTGGTGCTTGGCAGCGGTATGGTAATTATTGAAAACCTAACGAATTTGGAACAACTGGGGAATGAAGTCTTTACACTGGCGGTACTGCCTTTAAAGTGGAAAGACGCAGATGGAGCTCCAATTCGTGCCGTCGGCATTTTGGAAAAATAA
- a CDS encoding NifU family protein: protein MEEKIIAALDNIRPFLQRDGGDVEFVELTEDNVVKVKLQGHCAGCPHAQMTIKQGIERLLKEQYPEITAVESV, encoded by the coding sequence ATGGAAGAAAAAATTATAGCTGCGTTAGATAATATTAGACCGTTTTTACAAAGAGACGGTGGAGATGTGGAGTTTGTTGAACTGACAGAAGACAACGTTGTAAAGGTTAAATTGCAAGGACACTGTGCTGGCTGCCCTCATGCACAGATGACGATTAAGCAAGGAATCGAACGTTTATTAAAAGAGCAGTATCCGGAGATCACTGCGGTAGAAAGCGTTTAG
- the pepV gene encoding dipeptidase PepV — MDTPAYDLKEQEPTLSEIQQKIEENEAEMIQTLQELIAIKSVEEPETEEFPFGEGVHQALHYILKKAESDGFRTRNVDEFGAHIEFGGTQYQDQKKETEVETIGILTHLDVVPEGDGWKGEPYSGEITDGKIFGRGSSDDKGPLIAAYFAMRALRDVGYEPQKKVRLILGLDEETNWRGMEYYLKKVPPVDFGFAPDAKFPVIHGEMGLLVFEIAKKINKSVTKGIVFRGMSGGLAANVVADQARLLLRSDSYDAIKEKLAQFKEETGYDLTARQRGKSLEIEAKGKTAHGAEPWKGLNAISVLMAFAKHISFTNEDVNDFIEFYNNHIAWETDGASFGCGLSDEISGNLILNVGMLKVDEGAARLLINVRYPLTVTEEAVFRGMEEILEAYNLGLIKKEHKLPLYRPVDDALVQTLMQVYQKHTGDKKNKPIVIGGATFARAMPNTVAFGALFPEEENRMHQKDESISLDSLKKAASIYAEAIFRLADAKKYSEKK; from the coding sequence ATGGATACGCCTGCGTATGACTTAAAAGAACAAGAGCCTACTTTGTCAGAGATTCAGCAGAAAATAGAAGAGAATGAAGCAGAAATGATTCAAACACTGCAAGAGCTGATTGCGATAAAGAGCGTAGAAGAACCGGAAACTGAGGAATTTCCTTTTGGAGAAGGTGTGCATCAGGCCTTGCATTACATATTGAAGAAGGCAGAAAGCGATGGATTTCGGACACGAAATGTAGATGAATTCGGAGCGCATATTGAGTTTGGCGGAACGCAGTATCAGGATCAGAAGAAAGAAACAGAAGTAGAAACGATAGGAATCCTTACACATTTGGATGTTGTACCAGAGGGGGACGGATGGAAAGGCGAACCTTATTCGGGAGAGATCACGGATGGGAAGATTTTTGGAAGAGGGAGCAGCGATGATAAGGGACCTTTAATCGCTGCTTATTTCGCGATGCGAGCTCTTCGGGATGTTGGATATGAGCCGCAGAAAAAGGTACGTTTGATTTTGGGTTTAGATGAAGAAACCAATTGGAGGGGAATGGAGTATTATTTAAAAAAAGTGCCCCCTGTTGATTTCGGATTTGCACCAGATGCGAAGTTCCCTGTGATACACGGAGAAATGGGACTCCTCGTGTTTGAAATAGCAAAGAAAATAAACAAATCTGTTACAAAAGGAATCGTTTTTCGAGGAATGAGCGGTGGACTGGCAGCCAATGTAGTTGCAGATCAGGCAAGATTATTGCTGCGAAGTGATTCATATGACGCGATAAAAGAGAAATTAGCTCAATTCAAGGAAGAGACTGGCTATGATTTAACAGCACGTCAGCGTGGCAAAAGTTTAGAGATCGAAGCAAAAGGGAAAACAGCACATGGTGCGGAACCTTGGAAGGGATTAAATGCCATTTCTGTTTTAATGGCTTTTGCAAAACATATATCATTCACAAATGAGGATGTTAACGATTTTATCGAATTTTATAATAACCATATTGCATGGGAAACGGACGGAGCTTCTTTTGGGTGCGGGCTGTCCGATGAAATCTCTGGCAATTTGATTTTAAATGTCGGTATGCTTAAGGTTGATGAAGGAGCAGCACGCCTTTTAATCAATGTCCGCTATCCGTTGACTGTGACAGAGGAAGCAGTGTTTAGAGGGATGGAGGAAATTCTTGAAGCCTACAATTTAGGACTTATTAAGAAAGAGCATAAATTGCCATTGTATCGACCTGTCGATGATGCTCTGGTACAAACTTTGATGCAGGTCTATCAAAAACATACGGGCGATAAGAAAAACAAACCAATTGTAATCGGAGGTGCAACTTTTGCACGTGCGATGCCGAATACTGTTGCATTTGGTGCACTGTTTCCGGAAGAAGAAAATCGTATGCATCAAAAAGACGAATCAATCTCTTTGGATTCTTTAAAAAAAGCAGCTTCTATCTATGCTGAGGCAATTTTTCGACTGGCAGATGCGAAAAAATATAGTGAAAAGAAATAA
- a CDS encoding NADH peroxidase — translation MKKWVCTVCGYVHEGDQPPAQCPQCKVPAEKFKLAEEGKKEWADQHFVGVAKDVDPEIVQGLRDNFMGECTEVGMYLAMARVAHREGYPEIGMYYEKAAWEEAEHAAKFAELLGEVVTDSTKKNLELRVEAENGACAGKKELATKAKQLNLDAIHDTVHEMAKDEARHGCAFEGLLNRYFK, via the coding sequence ATGAAAAAATGGGTTTGTACCGTATGCGGTTATGTACATGAGGGAGATCAACCACCTGCACAATGTCCACAATGTAAGGTGCCTGCTGAAAAGTTTAAACTTGCAGAAGAAGGTAAAAAAGAGTGGGCTGATCAACATTTTGTAGGAGTTGCTAAGGACGTTGATCCTGAAATCGTACAAGGTCTTAGAGATAATTTCATGGGGGAATGTACAGAGGTAGGAATGTATCTTGCTATGGCAAGAGTTGCACATAGAGAAGGTTATCCTGAGATTGGCATGTATTATGAAAAGGCTGCTTGGGAAGAAGCAGAGCATGCAGCTAAGTTTGCAGAACTTTTAGGCGAAGTCGTTACTGACTCTACAAAGAAAAACTTGGAACTGCGTGTAGAAGCTGAAAACGGCGCATGTGCAGGTAAAAAAGAATTGGCTACTAAGGCAAAACAATTGAACCTTGACGCAATTCATGATACCGTTCATGAAATGGCAAAAGACGAAGCTAGACACGGTTGTGCATTTGAAGGTTTATTAAATAGATACTTTAAATAA